Part of the Capsicum annuum cultivar UCD-10X-F1 chromosome 12, UCD10Xv1.1, whole genome shotgun sequence genome is shown below.
TTATAAGTGCACAACTGATGCATATGTGGAATAGGACATGTTCTGCTTTTAGAGGGATTTGGATCATGTAACATCCCGTAGCATTCTCCGCTTAATACCGCCCTTAGTAGCATGCCGAGAGAACTCTCCGCTTAATACCGCCCTTAGTAGCATGCCGAGAGAACTTACAACATgaaatttctaagtgttaaaagacttagtcatatttatgagcccttaacttcaatgatttttaaattgatctttcTGACCTCGAGgaatagatttttgagttgattcatgttcaagggtgtaaagGGATGTCTTggagaagtttcagatttttcagatgagGTTTAAGACGTGTTTGAATTTCGAAAACAGTAGGTTACCACGATTGCACTGCTTTGCGGTGCTATAGCGATGGGACCTTTGTCGCATCACGGTGAGCTCCAAAAGTGGGTTTTAGCTGCGAATTTAAATTTTGAAGGGCAGTCTCGTCTTTTCCCCACAGCCCCAAATCGTGAAAACAATAAATTAAAGCATCATTAGGGCATTATATGTCCAAAACTACACAATTCCCTCGAGAATTTAACCCTAACTCTCCTccaaaattcaagaattcaaccttagtcaagatttcaagaaaagagtcaagactaggatttcaaatcttcaaactaaacataaggtatgtgggactattcTTAAACTCCACGGGCatgaattttatcttttttatcaaatataatgatttataatcatgttgcaaatgaagggttttgaatattattttaaaaagcaTGTTATTAAATCGTcttgatgaaaatatatgtattgtgTTGAACCCTTTTCGTGGAAATTGAATTATAACCCTTGTGCATTTACGTTTatagttttgaaaaatttaattgagagcatgaacaatgaATCCCCTCTCTTGTTAAGAAATATAGTATCTATTTGTATTGCGAGTGATTTAGAATGTATGAATTAAGGTTTGAAAGTAAGTTTCTTAACATCATGTTtgacatgtttttatgatatGATGGGATGGAGTTTTCTTGCTATATCCATACTTTTGCATTAAAaagaagaattgcatgtgattgaataaattgacatgaccaTCGTATGTTAAAGTCTTGCAAAAAGAGGATAATTGCAtaagttttcttgagattttaaaGTGATGGCTCTCTTGTGATGTTGTAAATCTTTGGTGGTCATTTGCACGTCTTGAATGAGATGGGTTGTGAATTTGTTATGATATGAacgacttgcaagtcagggtatgacgatacccgttgatgacatgcccttaacagaataagtATTGGGTGTTTTGAAAAGCATGAAGCATGATTTtgaagaactaaaagttgggcttaagagagctagttggttatTCGAAAAAGGCGTTTGAGTATAAgagctcatcgctggaaaccataGTTGTCGATACGGGTATTATCTTTAAATGGGATAATTTGAACATCATGTAAGGGTGATGCCACAGTATACTTGTAAGGGGGTGTACCAACTTATGAAAACTCCAAtctttgcggcaaacttgggttgggagcTTGActgccgagtcaagggcggatttcCTATAGTCCTTGGAATTATAAATTGTAGGGGTACCGACTAGCTCAtaagaataacaaagagtgagtcTGGGTTGTCGAAGGCCCGTGCCAGCATaggcccaatatatgttattttttggtattaatttatgtgatacaaatagaatttagataatcaatcacaattttaatatgttttagatattttaagttgttgattgttgtaatttataatacttgtttatgtaattttcaaataatacatgttacgcttcttgtccaaacttttgtatcattgatagttaattatatttttaactttgtcaatttaaatgaaactggtataatttcgagagtcaatcaaatattttatatcttttaagttgttaattattgtaatctataataatttttatgtatttttttgaaatataacaaattaatttctttagatattttaagctgtcaaaatattgtaatttataatactttttatgtaatttttaaataatataagttACTCTTtttatccaaacttttgtggcattaatagttaattatattttaaaaagaatttaaatttttaattattgtgatatataatattttttcactcTAATTTAAATGCCACTAATATAATTATGAGAATCAACTCAATATTTCATACCttctaaaatttttaagttattaattattgtgatgtaCAGGAATTTTTTCgcaatttttttgaaatacataacaaactaaaagaaataagacaaataaactaaaatgtATGAAATAATGAAGGCAAGGGAAAGGATCAATGAAGTTATGCCAAAGCAGattggttttttaaaatttttaagttgttatgaAGGCAAGGGAAAGGATCAATGAAGTTATGCCAAAGCAGattggtttttaaaatttttaagttgttaattattgtaatttatattatttttttgaaatatataaaagatgttttttagatattttaattgttaactgttgtaatttataatattttttttaatgtaattttcaaataatatatgttactcttcttGTACAAAATTTTGTGGctttgataatcaattatattttttaagtaatttaattttttaattattattatttataatactcttttttctatctcaatttaagtgacacagtAGTTAGATGATCACAATAATTAATCAGAGGTGGTAGAGTGAAATTGCGAGTGAAGCAACAAAACACAAATGTCttagataacttacaataattaattaaaagtgatataataaaattatgaaaaatatgtaaggGGGTCTCATGTaagacattaaattaatttagaattaaatattattagtgttttaatacttagataatttataataattaattaaagataatatagtaaaactataattgaaaaattgaaataaacatgttataaaaatctattttattttttattaaatattattaatttttaatatataaacgacgtataataattaattatgagtgatattaTAAAATGGTGCATTGTCGGCAGGGAGGACAACGGAAGCTGCTcaaactccctcttatatattAGTAGAAAATATACCTTCATCTTTATTGCTCGGTGCTCTCACCTGTCCTTTCCCTTCTATATTTACCTTCCATCTTTAATGCTCAGTGCTCTCACCTGTCCCCTTCCTCCccttctatattttcattaattgaTCCCGACCTTCTCCTAATAATTACCACTACATTATCAATGCTCGACCCGCCAAAATTTAGATCTATATCATTAAAAATCTCCTTCGGGGCGCACTAGCCAAAATAACTACGTGCATGCTTATAAATTAATTGTGGGTCATTATGGGTTCGTATTTGCCTGCTAATTTATTTTGTGGACTGATCATTCTGGTAGTTTTATGTGTAAGTTGTCCTTTGGTGAACTGTGGGGCGGAGGATTTTTTTCAATCAGAATGTTTACAGGTACCAACATCGGAGTTTGTGGGCTCAGTTAAGTCCACCATTGACACAATCCGGCAAGTCACTTCCATAGTGTCGAAATTCGCCAACTTCTTTAGTGATTTTCGACTTTTTAATGCCATTTCTGATTGCCTTGATCTACTGGAGCTCTCAGCAGATGAACTTACCTGGACTCTCACTGCTTCTCAGAATCCCAAAGGTAGTGCATAGTGGCCATAACTTTAAGTTGTTCTTTTTTGAGTAACGAACTTTCGGAAAGTTTACTACAgtcaattttatctttttgagATTCTTGCTTTATTcgctttaaaactttaaattgcAATGTCAATAGATGTTCTTGTTCCTTTACTTTTCAGCCTGTTTTGCACTTTATTAAAGTACAAAAGGCTTGATATTTTTTAGTTGGAACTTGGAACCTCTCCATGATTACGAAATTTTTTAGCTCCAAATCCCTGTATTCTACTCTACAACAATAACATAGTACCACTTTATTCTTGCACAATAGGGGTCTTGAGGGGATACTCTCTACACAATCCGTACCACACGCTATTTCGACAGCGAAGTAGGAAGGTTGTTCTGAATCTCAATTTaataaagtataataaaataaatactatgTCGACTTGTCACTATCCATCAAAAAACATTTATTATATAACCCCTCTGTTCACATAACTCATGTTAACTTGTCATCCtccttaaaaaataattactccctccgtttcgaaataagtgaattattgatatatttttttgtgtttcaaaataagtgaatccttgaatttttttttcaaatttatccttatgatttgacaaccaattaacttttgaaaaagtattataaggtcaattttttcttttttgggataaaaatagaaagttatgttaaatttatatctttaatgtttttttttttaatctgtgtgttaaaattcaacaattcatttattatgaaacggagagagtattaaACTtagtttattaaattaattttattaattatattttataaatttaaatttttcctatttatttgtctcaaatttcctaatttgatttctcattttatttgtcatttttcataaatcaagaatagactttttttttttttttcatgttttacccttttacattaattatttttttttcaaatgaaaataaacataatttaacagGTCTACTATGATAAATTAgacattttattaattattttttttaattaatatgtcAAATTAATTTGAATAAGTAAAATGGGACAGGGGTAGTAATATTTTATGGAGTCATTAATGATAAGGTAATATTGAAAGAAATAATACACTTTTGTTCTTCTTTGAGTAGCGAACTTTCGGAAAGTTTACTACAgtaaattttaatctttttgagATTCTCGCTTTATTTGCTTTAAAACTTTAGATCGCAATGCCAGTAGGTGTTTTTGTTCCTTTACTTTTCAGCCTGTTTTCCACTTCATTAAAGTAGAAAAGGTTTGGTATTTTTTAGTTGGAACTTGGAACCTCTCCATAATTACGAAGTTTTTAGCTCCAAATACCTGTATTCGACTCTACTACAATAACATACCACTTTATATTTACACAATAGGGTCCTCAGAGGATACAGTATGCACAATTCATACCACAAGCTATTTCAACAGTGAAGTTTTTGGAAGGTTGTTGTGAATCTCAATTTaataaagtataataaaataaatcctATGTCGACTTGTCACTATCCATCAAAAACATTTACTTATATAACTCGTCTGTTCACAAAACTCATGTTAACTTGTCACCCtccttaaaaaatattaaagtatttaagttattttattaaattaattttattaattatattttaaaaattttaatttgattattaatattttatgcaGTCATTAATGATAGGTATTATTGAAAGAAATAATAAACTTTTCTTAATTTCATAACTCagacaaataaatttaaatactcACTCTTATCTCATATTAGTTATCattttagtaaaaatagttatttcatattatttgtccatcttactaaattaaaaaaatattaattaaattgtCTCATACTTATCcttgcaaattttttttttaaagtattcatatgtatttgtaaAGTTTCCAAGAAGCTCTTCAAGGATTTGAttagtaaaattatcttttaatttatgatttttaacgtgtgtaaaaaaaaaaatgaccaatTAATAAGGAACATAGAGAATAACTAATTTTAGTAAAGTTACCGAGTAAAATAAAACAGAAAAGTAGTGCCTAATTATAagtaattatttttaacaaaGTGGGTGCTTAGAATTTAAACACTCCTTGTGGAAAGAAAGCATAGTATAAAGCTTCTTGCGTTCCAAAAGGTAATCCCACTTTCAGATTTAATTGtcactattttaatttaattttcaaatttttacttatcgtttttgataaaattaagaaaagacaaaaaaaaaaaattattttgattttagcattagttactaattttaaaattattttcaagacataataataaacatcaattaataacaATGGTATGGTAAAATTACAATGCAAATCATTATTTCTTAATGAATGTATCAAGTCACTTTGACAAAATTACAATgcaaatcattattttcttaatgaatgtaTCAAGTCAGTTTGACAAGTAAATTCAAAGAGAGAGTCTGTGTGGTCTCTTTTGCATTTTGTACTCTCCATCAAGTATTTATTTAACTAAATTGTTGTTACTAGTAATTGtaactaaaaattttaaatttgactaCTATTTACTCTAATTAGTTTGAGAAAATGTTactaaatatgatatgggtaaaattaaattaaataactaattcTCTTATAATTTTACTAAGGTGGATAAGTAAAagagaaaaatcatttttttggtGATTGTCTATCTTGTTCTAAAAATTTACCAATTTTCCCGGAAAGAAAATAAACATGCTTGTcaaatctttttcattttttaccatCAGAAGAGTAATTGAGATCTCTACTCTTTAACTTTTACATAATTTGCAAATCTGTTAGGGTCAGCTTTATCTTCACTTTAATGTCATATCCCATAATCCAAAGAGTCCTAGCCCCTTGGATACTCTTGCCAGAACAACTACCGGAGCGGTTTTTGGCCTTTGGAACTTTTATATTACGAGGAGGACGTAAATGAATTGAATAATTGTCTAACTTAgtaagaagtataataaattactcccttcgttttgaaataaatgaattgttggggtatttattggtgcttcaaataagtgaattgttgaattttttttcacaattaccCTTACGATTTGACAAGCAAAAGAGACtgcacctttttttcttttttgggtaaaAGAGATTcaaggataaaaatgaaaatttatattaaatttatgtctttgatatttttttctaaatttatatgttaaaatttaacaattcatacttatttgtttattttggAAGCATAAGTATTAGTGTAGGAACATTTTAATAAAGACGGGTGATGTGATGATGGGACAGGGAAAAACAACAGCACCGGTAATCTAAGTGCAGATTTGAGGAATTATTTAAGCGGAGCACTGATTAATCAAGACACATGCATAGAAGGATTTGATGGGACGAACGGGCTTGTTAAGAATTTGGTTGCGGGAAGTCTCAACCAAGTTACTTTATTAGTCCGCGACATTCTTTATATGGTCCGTCCCGCCCCTAAGAACGCCCCCCAGGGCCAGGCCAATGACAGACGTGGGAATCCGTGGCAGTGGTCCCGTGAAAGGAAACTAACGTCAAACAAACAAGACAGCCACTCATATCCCTCCTGGCTTAAACGAAAATATCGAAGGTGGTTGTTGCAAGCAGCTCCAACTAAAGGGGTAGTAGCGGACGCTGTGGTAGCCCTTGATGGGACTGGTAATTTCACGCGTATTAAAGATGCCATAGAAGCAGCACCACAATTAAGTACAAAAAAATTTGTCATATATATCAAGAGGGGAGTTTATAATGAATATGTGGAGATTAGTAAGAAGAAATGGAACATAATGATGATTGGTGACGGCATTGATGTTACTGTTATTTCTGGCAATAGAAGTTTTATTGATGGATGGACCACTTACAGATCTGCAACCTTTGGTAAGTCTTCATTTTCATTTATTGTACACACATCCAAATTCAGGCGTAGTACTACTATAGTAAGTATATTTCAAACATAAACCCCACCCCCACTATTTAAATATTGATCGGAGTACTGTACATAATAAGAAGATTACTAAAATGCCACTATTTATTACTCGTATGCTTTAAAGATGGCCCGTAATGTATGTCTGTAAATAGATCAGTCAAGTCATGGATTGACTAATTAATTATAGtagaattaaataaaatacaagTAATACTACAGTTCAGTAATTCCATAATGACTCGGAaccaaaataagtcaaaaaaaaaagtgattaaaatatattacttattcaataagttttcaaaatagattaaacgtaataaattattacgttttatatatttttttaacggTCAATTGACGGGggtgaaaagtgaaaatattgtttGTAAAACATAAcaaattattatgttttagaaaaagtaatGTAAactgtaataatttattacgttgtATAcgaaaaacagaaaaaaaacaatgtattatcatatcatcatctTTATGTCAAATaatgtaaaacataataatttattacaattttcaaatattttggtaaaacataataaattattacaaactacatAAATAACCCCACCTATTCCTGTTCCATCATTTACTtacctttattttttgataattaaaGATAGAAGtaggttatttttttatataggatAAGTATAAGAAAAATAGATGGTATTTATCCACGTGGACAGACACATAAGCATTTTTTTTTACGTGTACGCACATGTTTTACACGTTGTGATATGTGGGCCAAAAAGGACCACGTGACGTACTAAAACAACAAGTTCGGAGTACTTAAAATGACTCAAAGTTCAAGTGCACCATAAATAAAATGagacaagttcagggggaaattgatacttctctcttttttattttttttatttttgtgtagaacataaaaatttattacaaaGAGATCGCTGAAAATCAAATAAGTTCGTCGCTTGGGGGTGGGAGTGGGGTGGGGGGACCGCTAAAAATCAAAGAACTAAGTAAAAGGGATGACACAGTtagatggggtggggtgggggggtggggggtttACCCTTAAAATAAGGTAAGTAAATGATGGGACAg
Proteins encoded:
- the LOC107850767 gene encoding pectinesterase/pectinesterase inhibitor PPE8B, with the translated sequence MGSYLPANLFCGLIILVVLCVSCPLVNCGAEDFFQSECLQVPTSEFVGSVKSTIDTIRQVTSIVSKFANFFSDFRLFNAISDCLDLLELSADELTWTLTASQNPKGKNNSTGNLSADLRNYLSGALINQDTCIEGFDGTNGLVKNLVAGSLNQVTLLVRDILYMVRPAPKNAPQGQANDRRGNPWQWSRERKLTSNKQDSHSYPSWLKRKYRRWLLQAAPTKGVVADAVVALDGTGNFTRIKDAIEAAPQLSTKKFVIYIKRGVYNEYVEISKKKWNIMMIGDGIDVTVISGNRSFIDGWTTYRSATFAVKGQGFIARDMTFENTAGPEKHQAVAFRSDSDLSVLFRCAVRGYQDTLYAHSMRQFYRDCIITGTVDFIFGDSTAIFQNCQILARKGLPQQKNTITAQGRKETAETTGFSIQFSNISGEQDLLASLNSTFTYLGRPWKTYSRTVIMQSYMSSVIRPQGWLEWNGNVSLDTLYYAEYENYGPGAGFGARIKWPGYHLLNDSSQANNFTVAQFILGNSWLPPTGIKYTAGLAV